The following DNA comes from Lynx canadensis isolate LIC74 chromosome B1, mLynCan4.pri.v2, whole genome shotgun sequence.
GCCAACTGGTACGCACAGTGGAACTGGGGACAAACAGGAGAGCATCTGTGCTGGAACCCCAGGGCAGGGTCTGCACAGACACCTAGTGCTGTCTTCAGAGACACAGCTTTGGTGTAGACAGGCAATGGCCCTGCAGTTGTAAAGGGCCCATCTCGAGAGGCAAACCCACGCAAAAGTGTAAGAAAACATTTACTTTGCTCTTtggcaccaccaccaccatcacgtCACCTCTGTCCTGCCCCCAGCATCCAGGACATCCACAGCTGTGTGTGGTGCCTTCCTACCGTGTCCGTCCTCCTTAGATCCCACCCCAGAGATGCCCCCCTCCTCCCGTCAGGGACCAAAGCAGTCTCCACTAAGGTGTAGACACCCAGGCTTAGAGAGCTGACCTTCCCAGCTGCATCTAAATGCCTCACAGCCACAACTCCAACTTCATCAACTAACTTCTGGTGGTAGAATTTTACACTCAGAGGGCCGATGTGGGAGATTTCGCTTGTTTGCATGGGGATGAGGAGGTGGGCAGCTAATATTAGAGGAAGGGTCCTCAATGACCGAAGGCAGGCTGAAACCATGTCTACACGTGAGACTGGGCTTCCTTCCCCTGCCTTATGGTTGCACGATGCCTCAGTCCCTTCCCGCCATGGCCAGCCTCTCCTCTCGGCATGTCAGAGTGTATCCTCTTGCAGGAAGGATGAGACGGGCTCTGCCGAATCAGGGAACCAAGTCTAAAAATGGGCTCCCTTCCTGCCCACCGCCTCCCAGGCTTCCCCAGTCGCTGCCAATGAGCATACAGAGCCCAGAGTCAAGAATGTTGGAGAGATCCCTTCCCCAGCCGTCATACCTGAGCCAGTTCGAGGAACACAAGGACATCTCCATCAATGTCCACCATCATCTGAGTTGCTTCCATCAGCCCGGTCACTGTGTACTGCTCTGTGACACACACAGCCAGGAATTAGCCGAAGAACCACATGAATGGATATGTACTCATTTATACCCCCCGGCAGGGACCCCACTGCAGGGCAAAGAGAGATGAGGCCAGGTGGAAGTCCCAACAGGCCGAGAAAGGCCATAGCCAATTTAAGTCTGCTCCCACCAGTGAGGAAATTGGGATTACAGCAAGACTTTCCCAGTGCAGTGCGGATGGGGAGTGAAGGTGGATGTCAGGATCATGTAAGAGAATTGTTCAAACTACGTATGTCGCACCCAGTAGTCTGATATATGTAGGGTAAAAGCCCCCAGTGGAACCAGCCATTGACACGGACGGGAGACGGCAGTAAGTCTCAGAGTTCTCTCTTTTGCCAAGAACTACAAATTAGAACTATGGATTAAACCTAAGTGTTTGTATTAATTTAGATTTTAGAACAAATTGTGTACTAACCTTACATTTTATGTTAAAACATTTACATTGAAAAAGTAAACACTATTAATCCTGAAGTTTAACTGTATCAGTATAGACTCATGAggtatctttaaaatatacttcCCAGCTCAGTCCATGGAAAAAACCTAGAAACAAGAGCTCGAAATGATACATTGGTAATGGGCATCCCTCATGCACAGATTATAGCCTGGAAATACCATTTCCTATAAGAAGCAGActtcttagagaaatggctgattccaggtccAGGGCAGGAAATGTACAAAACGAACCTGGAACATCTTGTCATTCCACATAACCAGAAAGCTCACTCCGATGCCAACTTGAAGAGATCCCTGCTGGCAAAAGGTGCGGTGCAGTACTTTAGCGTTAATAAAGTAACTGCAATTATTTGAAACCGATCAAGTACATTCAAATCTAAAAGTTGGTAATaatccttcaaaataaaaactaacggGGCACTCTCCAAAGGTGATGGGAACCaaatgtatcttgaaatctggtcAGTGAAGAGGAAACAGTCAAACATACACCTGCCCCTCCTGTATGAAACCATACTACTCGGAAAAAGTAGGAGGGAAGCTTCTCTCCTTTTAGAAGGATTCCAACAGATAAAGAAGGAATGCCTGAATTGGAATATTACCATTTCACAACACCTAATAAATCAGCGGACCCATTGACACTCAGTGGCTGCTAACAtcgcaaaaagagagagagcttcttgatgagaaacagaaatggggcacctggctggctcagtcagtggagcatgtgactcttgatcttggggttgtgagttcgaacgccacgttgggtgtagagattacttaaaaataaaatcttaacaaacagacaaaacaaaaacaacctatgAAGTAGTCTTagcaaaagaaaattgaatacgAATCTGATCTAGCCTGTAGAACCAATGACCAATCAGTGAAATCTAGATTTTCTAGAACATCAGTGGGCTTTTCCCAATAGATAAGTtgcaaggggggaaaaaaatcatggacAAGGAACCTCTAGATTAGAAGAAACTTAAAAGGCATATAAAAAATAAGACCATGCTATAGTGTTTAAGGGTGCACacttagaagataaaactatgaaGAGTAAGGCAGTGAGGCCATAAAAAATACCCTACAAAAGACTGATAGGTAAAGTGTTACTCCTGAGGAGGGAGAAGGACCCGGCACTCGGGTGGACAGGCAGGGGGCTTCTGCTGTGGCTGGCAAGGGCCTAGCTCCTGATATGGGTCATTTGAGTCTATAATAATTCATGAAGCTAAACATATAGTTCATGTATTTGTGTTATACTGAACAATAAGAAGTTTTAAGCTTGAATTAATAACTTCATAGAAAGCATACTTCATGAAACATAAAGCATCACCAACTGTACCACATTCAACACTTGCTGCTAATCCGTGACAAGTACATACACAACACATGCTTGTATGTTTTGTAGTGTTTATGGGCCATTTCCCAGGACGAGTCATTCAACGGTATTTTCTACAAGCCTTTCCATGTGGCAGTGCAGTGTAACATTTTTGATGGCTCACTTGTTTCTGATTGCCCACCATGATAAGGCAAACTTACAGAAATATCTTTACACATATTTTGCCTTTGGGTCATTTCTTTGGAGATAGTCTTTCAAAAAAGTTGAATTACTCGGTCCAAGAGTTCGGGAGCTGTCTGTGCTCTGTGAAGACCACACCTCTTTTCACAGGCAGTCCTGGTGGACTTACTGTTTCAGCTGTGATCTTTAGAagcctctctcttgctccccaCCCGAAAGCCCTCTGTGTCTCCAACTAGGCTCCCAACTAAcattccaattcttttttttttttttaacgtttatttatcattgagagacagagagagacagaccatgagcaggggaggggcagagagagagggagacacagaatctgaagcaggctccaggctctgaactgtcagcacagagcccgatgtggggctcgaactcacgaaccgcgagatcatgacctgagccgaagtcggacgcttaaccgactgagccacccaggcgcccctaacattccAATTCTGATCGGCgacttcttccttcttcctacgACCAAGCCCCATCTTATTTATAACTAATTTCTCATCACGGTTTTGccgttttcctcatctgtaagtcCCAGTCTTCATCACCTGTACAGTGCCCCAGCAGCTCTAATGCTAGGTCCTTCCCTTAGTCTCAGCTCAATATCTTaggccctgctctctgccccctgaCCTGCCCAAGAACATGAACCCCGATATCAACACCAGCACAGgcaccaacaccaacaccaacacaGCACAAATGCCAGTTCCAACCTCAACGGGAGCCTTCTGCCTGCTTGCATCACTGGCCCCAGACCCCCTTCATCTGGACCATTCCTGTCCTGCAGCCCCTGGGCCCCCAACAGCCTGCTGCTCAGTGTCCCTGTTGCCTCAGGCCCTGCTCCATCCCGAGGACCTCTGCATTTGGCCTTCTCTAAAAGCTGAGCTCTCATGATCTTTTCAAGGAACTAGGCAGGTCaatgtttattgtctgtttctggaagaagaaccagaaagcgaaggtggaagagaaggaggaggaagagaagaaggaagagaagagaaaagaaagaaggcagaggaggaggagaaggacccAAGAGGGGATGGGGAGTGAGGAACTGCGTTCTATTCCTCTTGACTTGAGCTTGCCAGAGTGAGACCCAGCTGGGAGAACACCAGGCGCTGTCATCTGCCGGAGACAAGACGGTTGGGCCCAAAACCCTTCGCGGAGAGCCTACAACGTGACACCACCAAGCACGTCTCTCTCACTTCTTTACATCTGTGTCCTCTCCAAACCCCAATACGCATCGACATATTTCACTGGGTGTAAACACATTCCCTTGGTGCTAGCAGCCTGTCCCTTGGGAGGAGACAGGTgagagaagaaataatgactTCTGGGGGTTTCCCTGGCTTCTCCCCCAGGGAGATCCTCACGTACCTGTGAGGGCAACCAAGTGTGGCAGGCAGAGGCGGTTGGCCAAGATGATGAGCTTCATGTCGTCCAGGTCGGGACTGGAGGTGAACATGCCTGTGTAGAGGTATTCCAGCACTGCCCTCATGCAGCTCTTGCTTGTGTAAGGAAACACCACCTGCAgggggaaggaagacagagagccTCAGTGAGGTCCAGCTTTTGGGAAGGAGGAACTCAGGTCTGAGAAACTCAAAAGGCCCTGGTCCTCACGGGCCGGGCTCCCCCAGACTGGCCAGCCATCCCGCTGCTGCCCCTGTACCGACTCGGGAAGCCCTCAAAGGCCTGCATCCCAGAGCAAAACCCTGCATGGAGcccatgtgctgacagcaccaGTGAGCAGGGCTCTGACAGCTTTTAACGGGACCTAGATTCTCACTGGCATGCTTCCAAAGCCATGCTGGCTTGGAAGGTGTTTGAAGGAATCCTTCCTTTCACCTGAAcccacaccccagcccctcctggcctTGCAGAGGGCAGTGCGAGTGGGATCGGCTTCTCTCTGGCTGCCTGAAGAGGCTGCTTTGGGCCCCTGGGATCTCTTCAGAGCAGTGCTGCAACAAAAACTGCTTTCTCATCAGGCACAAGTCTCCCCAGGCGGCGTGCAAATCGTCTGGAGCTTTGAAGCTGCTTCTATGGTACCCAGAAGTGCGCAGGGCTGGCCGCCCCTGGGGCTCCGGGGAGCGCCTGGTCTCACACTCACAGAAGCCAATCCCACTCACACTTCAAGGTTCAGAGACCAACTCACATCTCAATCCCTCCACTTAGCCTTCCGGAAGGGCTTCCTTCccagaaatgttaagaaattcCTATTCTGTGTCACAGGATGCTATGCTGTGTTAGTCCTAGCGCAGTCTTTCGCTCAAGTGTTTGGTGAGCTCTACTGAGGGACCAGTGTGGatggggggtagggtggggtggggacgaTTTGGCGCAAGTGCAAGACCCGGTCCCCACACTTGAAAGAAATCCCAGACCAGTCGAGAAAACTGTGTGGATACTCCGAACCTCGTGCGGTTGCACAAACTTGTACCTTGTTAACTGCGAGGCTGAGTGATGGACAATTAACGGTACGGGAGcttaaagaaaatagagaaggggctcctgggtggctgagtcggtgaagcgtccaactttggctcaggtcatgatctcaccgtttgtgagttcgagccccacatgggctctctgctgtcaagacggagcctgcttcagtttctctgtcccccccctctctgcccctcccctgctctctcacacgcgtgctctctccctcttctctctcaaaaataaaaaaataaaccttaaaaaaaataatggattcaTTTTAGGACACACAGAACTTTTTCCAGTTGGTTCACATGTGTTAGGGAGAAAGCAAAATACAATGTATAGAGCCAAGGAATTGGAAGTCTCAAAGTCCGAACCTCTCCTTTCTACTTATGTAACTTTGTACCAGACTCTGAACTCCTCAAGGGCCTCACTTTCCCTATAAAGTGGGAACACTATGCCATATGTGTGAGGTGATACAGGAGATAATGTATCAAAAGTGCCTTCTAAACCATAGAGTGAAGATGTTACTATAATTCTTGGCTATGGGAACCATCTCATCATAAACGTCTCTGGAGTTGGTCACTCAGCGGTTAGCAAGCACACAGTCGGTGCTGAAGAAAGTACCAATAAATAGCAGCTGCCTCAGGTGCGAAGTGTGTAGGTCtggctctccctcccacccagtcCCATCCTGGCCTTACCTCCCTGGTGGAACTCTCCACAAATGGCCCCCCAAACATGGCAGCCATCCAGTCACAGCTGGAAATCAACAGGGGCTTATGGGCGCTGATGGTGCCATCATCCAGGATGAAAGTCACATCTGTCCAGGAGGAGAAGAGGCATCAcgtgaggatgtggtgaaagaATGTGGGACAACCAACCCCAAAGATTGCCACCGTGCCCAGACAACCCACTTCCTTCCGAAGCCACGGCTGTGGAGTGCTACGTGACCAAGCTCTCAGGCTTAGGGGACTAGGCTTCAGGAGCAGAGCCACCACAGCTCCAGGACATCAGCAGCTGAGATGAATGACTCAGAATGCTAATCAGACCAACCTGGACTCTTGAGAAGGCAAACTAGAGGGAACTTCCCTGCCTTCTGGCAGTCAGTTCCTAAGCACAATCCGTACCTGAGAAGGTGCCCTTTGCCAAGCACTCCTTAACCCGGTTGGTCCGACGGACATGGAAGGCCTTagtgatctcttggttcatgaagGCCTCATTGTTGAGAATGTTGGCCACCATCATGCGTAAATCAAAGACCTCAAGCAGTTCAGCAATGTGGGCGATGTGCATGAGGTCCCGCTCGTTCTCATCCAGCTCCCCGGTGTACAGGTACTTGAGAACAGCCCGGAAGGGCCCCGGCTGGATGGAGTTGTCCATTTTTACCACCACCATCAGCCGGGATTTGTAGGTCAGAGGATCTTCAGCCATCTCTTCCTGGATGCTTACAAAAGCTCGGCTCCAGGAAGACAGTACTCGACCCCTCCCTGGCAGATACCCTGTTCCATTGCCCCGCAAGATCCCATCGCTGGTTGAGGCGCGGAGCCCAGCAGGACCCGAGCCCCCGCCCTCCTCCACGCTCTCGCATACGTCAAAGCTGGCCGCCCGAAGCAGGAAGTCCCGgccatggtggtggtggtggtgatggtggtagtggtgatCAGGATGACCCCGGTGGTCCTCTGGGCGGGGGCCCCCTGGCCCCGAGgggccccccagctccccctcaCTCAGGTCCATGAGGAACAGGTCGTAGAActtggaggaggaggtggagaggtAGATCTTGTGGGCAAAGATGCGCACCCGCTCCTGCAGCACCAGTATGACATCCGCGCACAGCGGGTCCTCCAGGAGGTGGGCGGGGCACTCCTCGCTGCTGGAGGGGGGATCTGGCACCACGATGATGGGGGGAGGCGGCTTGGGAGGCAAGAAGGGCGCCTGCAGCAGAGGCCGCTGCACATTGCGGAGGTGGGATTTCCAGAACTGCAGGTGCCGGCGGGAGATGAGTGCGGCGCGGATGGCGTTGTCAAAGACGTCCTTGATGCCGAACTGGGCCACCACGCTGGTCTCGTAGTAGGGGATGCCCAGCTCCTTGGCTACCTCCCGACCCTTCTCTGGGGGAAGGATCTCATTGGGCTTGATGGGCCTGGGAGGTTCAAGAAGGAAAACTAAACATGttggtgggggaagagaggaggggcggggcagggagaggcagctCTCCAGAGCCTGCCTGTTCTCCAGGGGGCTGGAGATTCTCTACACAagatctgtctctgccccactcctgccctttcctcctctgtctaGTCAAATCTTACTAGTCCTTCAAGTCCCCTTCCAATCCCCTCTTCTTGCAGGACTTCTGCCAGAGCCCCCGTCCCACCCGCTGCCAGAAACTTCTGGCAATGAGCATGCAATGTTCCACATTGGTTTTTAACATGTTCAAACATCGAGTTCATCTCTCAGCATGATCATAAGTCCCTTTCATGCAAAGACTACCTCTTTTTCACCTTCTCTCCCATAGTGCTTAGCCCAGTATTACCCACACAAGGTAtaagagatgaatgaataaatgaatggatggatgaatgaatgaataaatgaatgggaaCTCTTTCTGGCCCCCTATATGGCTTGCTTCAAACGGAGGGTAAGGTGTGAGGCTGAGTGGATTCCATCAGAGCTGAACTTGGAGCCATGGAGATgcaccccctccctctgtcttcctcttccccctccctgggCACCCACACCCCTCACCTAGCCAAGGGTCGCCTGGCCCTATTGACAGCCTCCAGGTCAGCATAGCGCAGGTCCAGCTGGCAGCCCACCAAGATGACAGGTGCTCGGGGGCAGAAGTGCTTGATTTCTGGGTACCACATGGTCTTGACATGGTGGAGGGAATTGGGGTTGGCAATGGAGAAGCACAGAACCACCACATCGGATCTGGGGGCGGCAGAGTGAGGTTATGGGTAGAGAAAGCTAGTGGTAGGTTACCTGCTCCTGGAAAAAGGGAGAACACACAACCCACCCCACCGCTATGCTACAGTCCCACATCTGCCATATGTATCTGCTCACATGACTTTACACAGAATGCTTAGCATTTTAGAGCTTTCAAAAACCCTCGTTTTGACCTCACAGCTATCTTACAGTTTAGAAATTACCATTTCACAAACCATGGCTGAGAAAATCATTTAGAACAGTTCCCCTAATTGCTCATAGTCACAGAGCTGATAGGTAGCAGGGCTCAGAGTCTAACCTGGCCTCCTGACTCCAAACCCAGCTCCTTCCACCACCCCGGGCTGCCTCCCCTGTGAGGGTTTGCCATGCTGttttctctgctccctcctcccaggtTAAATTTCACAGTGTTGCTCCCTCCTTGGGAAAGCAGAGAAAACCTACCCACTTGGCTTCCTGTAGGCAACCAGAGGCCTTACCTACCTCCCATAAGCAAAGCGGCGGTCTTTGTGGTGGTCTCCAAAGGTGTCCCAGAGGCGGAGGGAGACGCTGACATCATCTACCACATCTCTGGAGCGTTCCAGGACCTGTGGGGTGGGCCAGGGGAGAGGAGTGGGAATCGAGGGCAATAGTTCTAGGGGCCCCCACAAGTCAGCTCAGGCTGGTGCCAACTCAGCCCTGAGGGTCCCAGACAGcatgggggtggagggacagagctAATACCTCTGTCTGTGTGTCCTGCCCAGCACTATATCCAGGGGCTACCTCTGCAGACTCAATGGCAAGAGCGGCCTCTAAGCCGGCCAGCCGGGAAGGGACTCTAAGAGGGCCGACTGTCATGGTGTGGAAGGGGGCCTGCCCCATTCCCAGCTTTAGCTGCAAATAACAAGCCTCTGATTTTAGTCTTGGCCAacagcttctctcttcctctctgccctcagccctcCAACGCCTCCCTCCCCTCAGTGCTCCCCATTACTGGGGGCTGTGATTATACAAGATGCTGCGTCCCAGGCAAAGCTTGGGTCTTAGGCACCAGCCTGGCCACACAAACCCCAGATGGTTAAGGATCCCTTCGCTGGGGTGGGCTCACCTCAGACCTTTCTCCAGGGGCTCCTTCCTCTTCAGCTGCCTCCACCCCATCCCCGGGGGCCTCCGTGAGCTGAGCACAGGCCCGGCCGAGTTTGGAGACACTGAGCCATGGTTTGGGAAGAAGCCCAGATACGCAGGGTGGGACCCCCAGCCAAGTGGTTGCAGCCTTACCTCCTGGCACACCCGATACTGGTCGATGGCCCAAACCGTGGGCACATGGGTGGCAAGCAGCTGGTACTGGGTGAGCGTGGCATTGCAGGCCCGGGCACAGATGAGCCTGGTCTTGCCCACCGCGTTGTCTCCCACCACAACGCACTTGATGGTCTCTACGTTTGGCCTTTCATAATCCATGTCAGAATCCATTAATTGGGACCTGAGGAACAGGAGCATAGTGGTCAAGGTGGCTCCACACACCAGCCCCCTGAGGGCCAGGGCCAGCGGCTCTCCTCAGCCGGGACCGGCCCCTCTGCCAGCAtttgagcagagagggagagaaaggagcaggCAGCCATCTGGGCAATAGTTCTGTGGGGCCTAAGAAACGGGGGGCCCATTCAGGCCGAGAGGAGTGGTTCCACCACATGAACCACTGGTCTGCCTCCTGTTGCCACCATCCTCCCGCTGGGCTCCTGGCTGGGGGAGGCCTGTGAGAGAACCCTAGGCAGAACCTGCCTCGGGCCTGTCCCCACTCTCCCAGGAAGAGGAGAGTCCGCCTGGGAAGCGCACTCATCATCCGCTCTCCTCCTCTAGGCAGCAGAACAACAAACAGCTGAGAGAGGCAGAGTCCAGGCCAggtccccaccccttcccagcaTGCCTGAGGGTAGGGCCACTTTAAAATTTAATGGACTTGTCAAAGCTGGGTGGCAGCTCTCCTGGCCTCCACTTttgcctgtctccctccctggtgGTAGATTTTCAAACCCTGGCTTGTCTGTGGCTCCCCTTCAACGCTAGTCCTCAGCCTCTTTCAGGGAGATGCCAGAGTTTTTCTTCCCAGTCCCTCTGGGTTGAAGAGGCTCCTGGACGCACCTGGGCAGCCCgtgggcctcccctcccctcctctgggcctgtcatgttgcctggatggctcgcgCGGCTGCAGGCCCAGTTTTGAGATGGCAGAGGGGATAAACATGGGCCTGTGACTGTATACTCCATGGTCAGGGGGCCTGGCCACCCGTACTCAGGTGTGCCCTGTAAGCACCTGCAGGCAGCCTCAGGGAAAGGGAGATACACCCCCTTCCACACTCCCCATTCCTAGAGAGGAGGGCTCTCAGGCTGGAAGCCCCCAGACAGCTGGCGCTCCTGGAAGGGTGCTCGCTCAGTTGGCTGCATGGGTGATGGGACTGCTGGGAGATGCAGAGGACCAGAAACTTGGACCGGAATGTCCAAGCAAATGCTTGCCTCGGTTTCCTTCTGTGTTGGGCACAGAGGGAGGGCTTATCCACCCACAGAGAGGGATGGCTCAAATTAACAAACAGAATGCCCTTTGGTAGTCGAAGTGTCATATCAGTGTTTAAAAGCTGTCACCAGGAAGGGCCCCTCAGCTTGAGGGCTTAGGGGGCTTTGGGTGGCAGTCGCCCAGTGGTATCTACTCTCctgaaaggggagaggggagggggatggggttGGGCAAGGCAGGCATTATTAGGAAACTCAGTTTCACCTAGGTCACTGGCCTGCTCACAGTCCCTGGGTGCACGAAGTCAGCCGGGGGCTGGAGCACACTGGAGGACTCCTTCCTAGGCCAAGGAAGGCTGAGCTCATAAGAGTCCTGGAGGCAGTCCAGGTGCCCTCACTGCTGAGCCATCCAGCAAGAGAGCAAGGCCACCAGCAGCAACAAAGCAGCTCCATTCCTGCCGGGCTGTAACTGGATGCCAGCCTGCAGGAATGCAGAACTGAAATATCCAAGTAACGATGGCAACTGGGATTTGCGCGAGTAGATACATCTCAGCAACCTAAGCAAAAAGTGCAGCAAGGACTTTTCAATGAGACAAGCACCCCCTCCTTCTTGGAATTTTACAGGAACTGGACTCTAAACAACAAGGGGTCTCCATGCAGTCCCTCCCCGCTCTCCAGAGCAGGATTCCTCCTGCCTCCTCTACCCACCTCACCCTCCTCAGGGGCAGCCGTTATTCTAACCACCACCTTGCCTCCGCCCTGCTCTCTCCTGAGCTGAGGACCAGGAACCCCACTTTGATGGTTCCTGGTCTCAAGTCAGACAACTGGGAAGGAATCATCCGGGCTGTAGTTTCTGTTCCATAAATTGAAGAACAAAACTGACCGAATCCCAAATACAAATACGATTAGCTGTAGGAGACTAAAACCCACTAGCCCATAGAACTTCCTTCTCAAATTTAGGTTCTGATGCCATGTGGGTGTGTAAGCAGAAGGGGGGATGGGGAGGCATGGAAGAGGGGCATCAGTTCTTCAATTCAGGAGCATCTGGAAGGCGAGGAGGATGCCAGAACACCAGCAGAGCAATGCAAGTTCAAAATCAGAGAGTTTATGATAAAAATACCCCTGCACACCTCATGCACCTCGAGGGTTAAGTAGGGGACAGCCAACCAACAAGTAGGAGAGGAACACTGCTGTGACTTTAGACAGCAGACCTGCTGGGTGCTACTCAGGCTGGACAGCCTCTCCTCATCCCTTCTTCAGCCGCTCTGCAgccttcccctgcttgtcctTGGACCTCCTccttatttttaccattttcacCCACTCCACCCCTGTCCTGACTGCGGGACTTCATTTCTAGGAAACTTCATACCTAGGAAAGGGCAAATCACTTCACTTCTCTAGGCATCAGTCTGCCCTTCTGGAAAATGGGTATGAGGGCTTTGGAAGAAAGTTTCCCAAATCGTGGTGAGTTCGTGCCAAGAGAGTCTGGGCAGAAAGGAGGTATTTGTCTTCTTATGTAATCTGGTATTATATAATGCTAGattacatatctatatatgtaattctctctctttttaagataCAGACTGGCCCAATTAAGCCAGCAGACAAAACTCTTAGTCGAATCAGGCCCGTCTTAAAGGCGGATCCTGCACTGGAGACAGCATGCCAAAGCCACCagtaatgtaattttttttgctCTAGAATATTGCTACTTTACTGTACCATTGCTGATGTATGATGATACAACCCATTCAATGAGCTTCTCAATTTCCGTTTCCCTGGCACTCTCCTTCAATGACTCTAGACTTTTCCACATCCTCATTCTTTCCGAGCCTCTAGACTAACCACCATAAACTATGGCTTCCTTGCCATCCAGCCCTGGGTATCACAACCCCCAATTCATTCCTCTCCTTCAGTGATCCCAGAATCACATAGatactccctccccaccctgtcccatgatccctgtccctctctccacAAACAGCCTCCTATCCACTGTTCTCCTAGATCTTTGTACTCAGGCCAGGCCAAAAGGCAAGGTGTGCTCAGATTAGCTACAACCCTCAGCGGCTCCCagtcccacccccacacccctacACACACTCTTTGCAGAGCCCAGAAAAgcccccctttccctcccacaGCTGATAGGAGGCTTGTTCATCTGTAGCTGCCCTAGTCTGGTTGTCAAGGAAACAACAGAATCTCCCTGGGAGCCTGGCTTGTCTCCTAGCAACCAATATCCCACATCCTGCATCTTACAAAATGCAAAAGGGAGGAATATCCtgaaaatgaaggtaaaaatcGAGGAGGATGGATAGGAAGGGAGAATCGGGAAGAGAAGACCAGAGAGGGTGGCCTTGGAATTAAAAGAGGCTGCCAGTGGGTTGCTGACATTGTAATATCGGGAAAGGTGGGGAGATGAATCCCTCCTGCAGATCCAATGGGCAGCAAGACTCAAAGGGATCTTGAATGATCGTATT
Coding sequences within:
- the RHOBTB2 gene encoding rho-related BTB domain-containing protein 2 isoform X1, which produces MDSDMDYERPNVETIKCVVVGDNAVGKTRLICARACNATLTQYQLLATHVPTVWAIDQYRVCQEVLERSRDVVDDVSVSLRLWDTFGDHHKDRRFAYGRSDVVVLCFSIANPNSLHHVKTMWYPEIKHFCPRAPVILVGCQLDLRYADLEAVNRARRPLARPIKPNEILPPEKGREVAKELGIPYYETSVVAQFGIKDVFDNAIRAALISRRHLQFWKSHLRNVQRPLLQAPFLPPKPPPPIIVVPDPPSSSEECPAHLLEDPLCADVILVLQERVRIFAHKIYLSTSSSKFYDLFLMDLSEGELGGPSGPGGPRPEDHRGHPDHHYHHHHHHHHGRDFLLRAASFDVCESVEEGGGSGPAGLRASTSDGILRGNGTGYLPGRGRVLSSWSRAFVSIQEEMAEDPLTYKSRLMVVVKMDNSIQPGPFRAVLKYLYTGELDENERDLMHIAHIAELLEVFDLRMMVANILNNEAFMNQEITKAFHVRRTNRVKECLAKGTFSDVTFILDDGTISAHKPLLISSCDWMAAMFGGPFVESSTREVVFPYTSKSCMRAVLEYLYTGMFTSSPDLDDMKLIILANRLCLPHLVALTEQYTVTGLMEATQMMVDIDGDVLVFLELAQFHCAYQLADWCLHHICTNYNNVCRKFPRDMKAMSPENQEYFEKHRWPPVWYLKEEDHYQRARKEREKEDYLHLKRQPKRRWLFWNSPSSPSSSAASSSSPSSSSAVV
- the RHOBTB2 gene encoding rho-related BTB domain-containing protein 2 isoform X2, with the protein product MDSDMDYERPNVETIKCVVVGDNAVGKTRLICARACNATLTQYQLLATHVPTVWAIDQYRVCQEVLERSRDVVDDVSVSLRLWDTFGDHHKDRRFAYGRSDVVVLCFSIANPNSLHHVKTMWYPEIKHFCPRAPVILVGCQLDLRYADLEAVNRARRPLARPIKPNEILPPEKGREVAKELGIPYYETSVVAQFGIKDVFDNAIRAALISRRHLQFWKSHLRNVQRPLLQAPFLPPKPPPPIIVVPDPPSSSEECPAHLLEDPLCADVILVLQERVRIFAHKIYLSTSSSKFYDLFLMDLSEGELGGPSGPGGPRPEDHRGHPDHHYHHHHHHHHGRDFLLRAASFDVCESVEEGGGSGPAGLRASTSDGILRGNGTGYLPGRGRVLSSWSRAFVSIQEEMAEDPLTYKSRLMVVVKMDNSIQPGPFRAVLKYLYTGELDENERDLMHIAHIAELLEVFDLRMMVANILNNEAFMNQEITKAFHVRRTNRVKECLAKGTFSDVTFILDDGTISAHKPLLISSCDWMAAMFGGPFVESSTREVVFPYTSKSCMRAVLEYLYTGMFTSSPDLDDMKLIILANRLCLPHLVALTEQYTVTGLMEATQMMVDIDGDVLVFLELAQSPSHPSCKRIHSDMPRGEAGHGGKGLRHRATIRQGKEAQSHV